A stretch of Episyrphus balteatus chromosome 2, idEpiBalt1.1, whole genome shotgun sequence DNA encodes these proteins:
- the LOC129910849 gene encoding uncharacterized protein LOC129910849, with the protein MDNLTESNFDFGENQKTKAISPRRQRAMQFLQSLSKRLGRRVQNDLIYNSQEDLRSSSTDSFSLSLDQTEKSLRSSSIDFQSIGSIESNCHSDKSELETEEESNSSETTPARTPLGRIHLNRISISSVGKVLQSLSSSSRSLSCNSTPLKSQNKKPSSKPAEQKQQPQQQRILRQPVNYVYLKGMSGLPTRRVPRSSLCCTYAYR; encoded by the coding sequence atggataaccttactgaaagtaattttgattttggtgaaaaCCAAAAGACCAAGGCAATTTCTCCACGTCGTCAGCGAGCTATGCAGTTTTTGCAGAGTCTCAGCAAACGTTTGGGCCGTCGCGTTCAGAATGACTTGATTTACAATAGTCAAGAGGATCTTCGCAGTTCATCAACGGATTCTTTCTCTTTAAGTCTCGACCAAACTGAGAAGAGTCTTCGTAGTTCCAGCATTGATTTCCAGAGTATTGGATCTATCGAATCTAATTGTCATTCGGATAAGTCAGAGCTTGAAACTGAAGAGGAGTCGAATAGTAGTGAAACAACACCTGCAAGAACACCTTTGGGACGTATTCACCTTAACCGCATATCAATTTCATCGGTTGGCAAGGTTTTACAAAGTCTTTCGTCTTCATCCCGCTCATTATCATGCAATAGTACACCGCTAAAGTCTCAAAATAAGAAACCTTCATCCAAGCCTGCTGAACAAAAACAGCAACCACAACAGCAAAGGATACTTCGCCAGCCAGTTAATTATGTTTATCTGAAAGGTATGTCTGGCTTGCCAACACGCCGAGTACCACGTTCATCATTGTGTTGTACTTATGCCTACAGATAA